A single genomic interval of Pan paniscus chromosome 18, NHGRI_mPanPan1-v2.0_pri, whole genome shotgun sequence harbors:
- the LOC100969890 gene encoding cytochrome c oxidase subunit 4 isoform 1, mitochondrial isoform X1 has translation MGLGARMLATRVFSLVGKRAISTSVCVRAHESVVKSEDFSLPAYMDRRDHPLPEVAHVKHLSASQKALKEKEKASWSSLSMDEKVELYRIKFKESFAEMNRGSNEWKTVVGGAMFFIGFTALVIMWQKHYVYGPLPQSFDKEWVAKQTKRMLDMKVNPIQGLASKWDYEKNEWKK, from the exons ATGGGCCTCGGAGCCAG aATGTTGGCTACCAGGGTATTTAGCCTAGTTGGCAAGCGAGCAATTTCCACCTCTGTGTGTGTACGAGCTCATG AAAGTGTTGTGAAGAGCGAAGACTTTTCGCTCCCAGCTTATATGGATCGGCGTGACCACCCCTTGCCGGAGGTGGCCCATGTCAAGCACCTGTCTGCCAGCCAGAAGGCcttgaaggagaaggagaaggcctCCTGGAGCAGCCTCTCCATGGATGAGAAAGTCGAGT TGTATCGCATTAAGTTCAAGGAGAGCTTTGCTGAGATGAACAGGGGCTCGAACGAGTGGAAGACGGTTGTGGGCGGTGCCATGTTCTTCATCGGTTTCACCGCGCTCGTTATCATGTGGCAGAAGCACTATG TGTACGGCCCCCTCCCGCAAAGCTTTGACAAAGAGTGGGTGGCCAAGCAGACCAAGAGGATGCTGGACATGAAGGTGAACCCCATCCAGGGCTTAGCCTCCAAGTGGGACTACGAAAAGAACGAGTGGAAGAAGTGA
- the LOC100969890 gene encoding cytochrome c oxidase subunit 4 isoform 1, mitochondrial isoform X2, with translation MLATRVFSLVGKRAISTSVCVRAHESVVKSEDFSLPAYMDRRDHPLPEVAHVKHLSASQKALKEKEKASWSSLSMDEKVELYRIKFKESFAEMNRGSNEWKTVVGGAMFFIGFTALVIMWQKHYVYGPLPQSFDKEWVAKQTKRMLDMKVNPIQGLASKWDYEKNEWKK, from the exons ATGTTGGCTACCAGGGTATTTAGCCTAGTTGGCAAGCGAGCAATTTCCACCTCTGTGTGTGTACGAGCTCATG AAAGTGTTGTGAAGAGCGAAGACTTTTCGCTCCCAGCTTATATGGATCGGCGTGACCACCCCTTGCCGGAGGTGGCCCATGTCAAGCACCTGTCTGCCAGCCAGAAGGCcttgaaggagaaggagaaggcctCCTGGAGCAGCCTCTCCATGGATGAGAAAGTCGAGT TGTATCGCATTAAGTTCAAGGAGAGCTTTGCTGAGATGAACAGGGGCTCGAACGAGTGGAAGACGGTTGTGGGCGGTGCCATGTTCTTCATCGGTTTCACCGCGCTCGTTATCATGTGGCAGAAGCACTATG TGTACGGCCCCCTCCCGCAAAGCTTTGACAAAGAGTGGGTGGCCAAGCAGACCAAGAGGATGCTGGACATGAAGGTGAACCCCATCCAGGGCTTAGCCTCCAAGTGGGACTACGAAAAGAACGAGTGGAAGAAGTGA